A segment of the Necator americanus strain Aroian chromosome IV, whole genome shotgun sequence genome:
CGAATACAGTCGGTAATCATTTTCCATCTTCTAAAAACTGTTCAGTTTGAAAATGAGCTGATTAATTGCACAGCACGAATAGCTTGTAAACCATGCATACCATGCCCTTCAAAGCCTTTTTTCCGTGAAATTACGTTGTTTCTACTTACTTTAAATTACTAGCCTAAAGTTTGATGACTAGGGCTTCAGGTCAGCGAGCCCCCATTTCAAAGTGTTTTTTAAACGCTGTACTGACTGCTGAGAGTATTTTTCGAAGCTTTTCTTGAACAAGAAAAGTCCTCTGCTATATGATAACTCCAAAACTACAGTAAGTAACATTTCAGAATAACATAACGAAGATCAATAGTATGCGGCATCGATACCGAGACAGTCTTCATGCAAAGTTTTATTAATTAGCTTTCATTTGCACTAACAAtgtaattttatattattgaataatggtaataatacCAATGCTACATGCGGCCCTAAGAATTTAGAAAACTCGGTAAACGCCTAAAATGTAAATGACGGATATTTGTGGACAAAAAAGACCTGATGCTTAGTGGGGATCAGAAAGGGAtcatcgctagcttcactcggaGCCCAAACGCTCGACCTCCTCTGcgttgcttcgagcgcagctgcttacagAGCTGTACCGAGCTTCAAGTCCTTTTCACCAGACTACAGTACCAGAATGCTGCACACTCAAAACCTTGTGAAGCTGACGCAGAAAAACTGTATcacaagttttgaaaattctgagGAGACGAAATGTCTCAAATGTCTCTTCATCCAGTAAAAGTGTTTGACTGAGACTTCATGAGACTGCACGCCCTTCACTTTCAGGAGATGGTGCTGCCGCAGTGAAGTCGGGTGTGGTGTCTGCGGGTGAAACGGTTGGCGATGCTGCGAGTAAgccttttttcgcttttatttttgagaactGGCGAATAGTGGTGTACACTAACctattcattttccttttattgCTTTTGTGCATTCTTAATATGCTCTTTAGGTGGAGCTTGGGGCGGTCTGAAGAGTGGAGTTGGTGCCATAGGTGACGCTGCAAGTGAGTGAACACttctttatgattttttttcgttgaactTTAGAAGTTCCTTGAGGGGCGGAGGGTCTAAAGATCATTGTGAAGAAGCATGCAAAAGAGGTTTACACACGAACGTTTTGGATCCGGAAGGCGTCGGAGCAAAGTTTTATGAATCTTCTGAGGACCTTTCTCATATTTAACGGATACTGTTGCTTCTTCTGAACGACAGGATGAGAGCTGTGCATTGCACTTGGGGATGGGGATGCGATCTTGTGGTGCTGATCTTTCTTCCACCGATCCGTTTCTTACGAAGTTTCGTTCATTCTACCTCATTATCAGGAAGAAGGTGACGACGCTGAGCCAACCGAAATAGAACGTCGTCAACAGTCTTTGCtctgtcttcttcttcttcttcctagcgtttgtcccgcgttgttgcagagtccgcctttctgcttcttgtcttccatttggttctatccattgcatcagccgtacataAACGCGTATccatcatatccagcttcacacggtctaaccagcggatctttggcctcccacgcggcctcactcctgaaatgtcgagcttcagtgcggttttggcaacagaatcttccccTCGCCGCAAGTCGTGAccgaaccatctcagtcgggcCTCCTTCaccttctcagttatcgggacgacgccgaagatggagcgcacagtgtcgttggatactttctcttttagcgttacacctatcgttaCCCACTTAAAATGGAAGCAAAAAATCGCTCGTCCCTAGACTTATGCAAATTGAACTTCCACGCTAAACAACTAACAATTGTTTTGAAGGTAGCGCCGCTGGCACAGTTGGAGAAGGCGTTTCTGCTGCTGGAGGTGCTGTTGGAAACGCTGCAGGTGGAGGATCTCTTTAACACATTGTTctatacttcttttttctgcaaatttctgaaaatctgCAGAATCTGCTTATGGGGCTGCAAAAGATGGCGCTCACGCTGTTGGACAAGGAGTTTCTAATGCAGCATGTGAGTGCACGTTTAGTTCTGATATCAGCGTTGCTTTTCTTATCCGtccgaaatatttttatttttatttttaaaagctttttttgAAGCTGGTGCCTATGAAACCGCTAAAGATGGTGCTCATGCCATAGGAGAAGGAGTTTCGGATGCGGCTTGTATGTCTTCGTTCTAGTTCATTTCACCCTCCCTAGATTTCACCCTTATCCTTCTTCATTCGTTTCAGCTGGAGCCTATAACGCAGCCAAAGGAGGAGCTTCAGCAGTCGGCGGTGCTGTCAGTGAGTGCTTTCGAACAAATAACGTTTGCTTGTTTCTGTACTTTTCCGGGGAATTGAAAGCTTCAGGTGATGCTGCCGGTGCAGTTGGAGATGGTGCCGTTTCAGTTGGTGGAGCGATTGCTGACGGAGCCAGTAAGTCGCActgcaaattcttttttccgtcTCAGCatacttaaaaaaaacggttatCATATGAACCATAGCGTAGCAATCAACTTTGTGGTGTCTTCCagtgtttatttgttatttgtttgtttattacatCATGTAAGCGCATCTCAAAGCGTTGATCCAAgcactttgtccttttatcCTCGATTATGTCATGATCCTCGCACACTTGTGTGCTCTTTCTAAAAGCAGAAACAAATGAGTGGTCTGTTCGGCTCGAATTCAAAATTCCTGTTTAGGCAGCGCGGCAAATACTGTGAAGGAGGGTGCGGCCACGGTTGGAAATGCAGTAGGTGAGCTGTTTACGTGATATCGTCCTCTAgtattccaaatttttgtttgtttaccaGGAAAATGTTGTAGTCATTACTGATACAAGGCCAACGGCGGTCACCTACAGACAGTCCCCGAGCTTTCTTTGGCTAAAATGTAGTTAGAAGGTCTCTCATTTCTGAAAGTGATTAGCTAAGTCAATCAGGGCCCTAAAACCTTAGTATTAGTTTAAGATTATCTAAGACATctaggctaaagctactaaggaAACAGCACGAGATAGACCTTTTAGAAATAAGAGTTACGTTCCTCCgtccccaactacactttccTATTTCTTCTCCTATTTGCGTTTTTTGCACAATTCATAAAGAGTGAATTCCAGCGGATGCCGGTTCTTCAGCATGGGAAGGTACCAAGAACACAGGAAAAGCCATAGGAGATGCAGCAAGTTCGTTTCATTCTTATTCAGCGTTTTCAAGGAGAAAACAAATCAGCCATGGGGTTTTCGTCGTATACTTCTTCTTAAGTCTTTCTCACTGATTTGGATTTTTGGCTGCATAGGAGGATGTGTTCACCACTAGAAATTGCTTTTGAGGTTTAGTTGGTTTTTTATggaaaggatgaaaacactctACGAATAAAAAACTCTTTAGTTCTGAGATAACCAGTTAGAATAGAATGAGGatcagaaaaattaatttctctcTTGCAATTCCCAACAATGTTCCAGCGGGAGTAGGCTCCTCTTTGTGGGATGGAGCGAAAAGCGCTGTAAACACAGTTGGAGAAGGTGTGAAGAGTGCAGGACAAACGGTTGGGGATGCTGCTTGTAAGGGagtataattttaattttatttcttccataCACATATGGATCTACCACTAATATACCAAGTGTTTAGCTGGAGCATGGGAAGGTGCAAAGAACGCTGGACAGGCGGTAGGAGACACGGCAGGTGAATAATTGTTGTAGTCGTATTCCATGTGGCGGAGAACGGTTCGTGTTTCCAGCTGAAGTCGGTCATTCCACATGGGAAGGCGCCAAGAGTGCAGGGAAAGCTGTGGGAGGCGCTGCGAGTACGTTGTTTGATGAGATTTATGCTTCTTTGTCAGTTATTCTGCAGTTGTTTCATTGTCCTTCGGAAGAAATCCAAGTAGTAGCTACAGTATCTGACAGTGTATCATGCCTAGCAAAAATTGTGATTTCAGGCGATACTGCCAACGCTGTCGGTGGGTTTGTGAGTGGTGTTGCGTCTGATACGCGGAACGCTGTTGGTAAGGAACACTCTTAAACTTAACAAGACTTTTAGGACTCTTGGCTCGCTCTTAATTGGTTTACTTCGGAAGAATTCGGTTGTTTCCTCTGCTTATTACTCTTAGTTGATGATTTTTCTTACCATCTGAACTCTTCTTGATTTTGTGAACACACTTTTGTGAACGAAAGCCCGGAGCAGCAGTTTCCTAACCTGATGTGTTTTTTCGGCGATAATATATTGAGAGAACCGTCCGTCTTCCAGGGAACACCTTGAAATCGGCTGGTGAAGCAGTTGAGGGGAAAATGTGAACAGTTCATTTTTCCCTCTGAATTCATGTCTTCGATACTCGTCTATACTGAAGTATAGCATTATGTCAAGGAGCCTCATGTTATCGATGCGTTGTTGaatgatatttttttgattGCATATTACAATGTGATGCCGTGATATTAGTTGGGTTCAGTATGTATATAACCTGGATTTAATAAATATCCTTGTAAACACGTTAATCTGTGATTCTGTTGGACGAGGGTACAGAACGAGTCTGATTGCCACCTTCTCGCGGAGGCCCTGGTTGCACTGAACGAATTTGGTTCGCTACGAGCCATACGAATTGCGCAGTTATTTGGCGGTGTTGTGTTACccaaatattgcaaaaagttgCTGTCGTTCACACTTCCGAAGCTCGACGCAAAAGATCGAATTCCAGGACTGAGTGTCGAATCTTTTCACGAACAACTCTCTTTTCGTTACAGACGATGAACTGCTGGACATTGTCGAGTAAGAGTGTTGAGGAGAAGAGCGTGGATTGAGAATTCGGCCGAAACGTCAAGTCCCGCAGTATATGATGGGGGTCGATGGGTTCTATGCGAGCTACAACGAATCTGGCGTGATGAAGAAATTAGCGGGAAAAGTTAGAGATGGGTCGGGATCCGGAATGGTTTCGGTCTCTCTGATCGTCATAAAAACGGAAGACTTCGGTTCTTTTTACTAtcatttcagttgcaacgcgccacccattgtgcacgcgctgtatccaagtgcgagcgatcgaagatcagtgatgtctccTCACCAGAA
Coding sequences within it:
- a CDS encoding hypothetical protein (NECATOR_CHRIV.G14621.T1); this translates as MNHNAFLEEQAGTKVADSAQGVVGAVGHAATSVKDHAANGLQRTGEAIADGAGAVVQGAKDAGEAVSDAAGTVKDTAVDTGKSVGGIFGSAFESVKEGVSSAGRTVGDAASGAAHAVGEGASAVGGAVGDATTKVGEGASAVGGAVGDAASAVGRGAVSAGESVANTVGDGAAAVKSGVVSAGETVGDAASGAWGGLKSGVGAIGDAASSAAGTVGEGVSAAGGAVGNAAESAYGAAKDGAHAVGQGVSNAASGAYETAKDGAHAIGEGVSDAASGAYNAAKGGASAVGGAVSDAAGAVGDGAVSVGGAIADGASSAANTVKEGAATVGNAVADAGSSAWEGTKNTGKAIGDAATGVGSSLWDGAKSAVNTVGEGVKSAGQTVGDAASGAWEGAKNAGQAVGDTAAEVGHSTWEGAKSAGKAVGGAASDTANAVGGFVSGVASDTRNAVGNTLKSAGEAVEGKM
- a CDS encoding hypothetical protein (NECATOR_CHRIV.G14621.T2) — its product is MRDQFHAAAGRLEQAGTKVADSAQGVVGAVGHAATSVKDHAANGLQRTGEAIADGAGAVVQGAKDAGEAVSDAAGTVKDTAVDTGKSVGGIFGSAFESVKEGVSSAGRTVGDAASGAAHAVGEGASAVGGAVGDATTKVGEGASAVGGAVGDAASAVGRGAVSAGESVANTVGDGAAAVKSGVVSAGETVGDAASGAWGGLKSGVGAIGDAASSAAGTVGEGVSAAGGAVGNAAESAYGAAKDGAHAVGQGVSNAASGAYETAKDGAHAIGEGVSDAASGAYNAAKGGASAVGGAVSDAAGAVGDGAVSVGGAIADGASSAANTVKEGAATVGNAVADAGSSAWEGTKNTGKAIGDAATGVGSSLWDGAKSAVNTVGEGVKSAGQTVGDAASGAWEGAKNAGQAVGDTAAEVGHSTWEGAKSAGKAVGGAASDTANAVGGFVSGVASDTRNAVGNTLKSAGEAVEGKM